From a single Sinomonas atrocyanea genomic region:
- a CDS encoding antibiotic biosynthesis monooxygenase family protein: protein MSIVKINAITVPADSGDELARRFAARAGAVDGQPGFEGFELLQPTDGRNVWLVVTRWADEESFEAWKNSASFGRGHGRPDGAAAEGTEGGQPGGAGAEGAGAGGGERQRPVGMSAELWSFVPADLGR from the coding sequence ATGAGCATCGTGAAGATCAACGCCATCACCGTTCCCGCCGACTCCGGGGATGAGCTTGCCCGCCGCTTCGCCGCCCGCGCGGGGGCCGTGGACGGCCAGCCCGGCTTCGAGGGCTTCGAACTGCTCCAGCCCACCGACGGCCGCAACGTCTGGCTCGTCGTGACCCGGTGGGCCGACGAGGAGAGCTTCGAGGCCTGGAAGAACTCGGCCTCGTTCGGGCGCGGGCACGGCCGGCCCGACGGCGCAGCTGCCGAGGGGACAGAGGGCGGCCAGCCCGGGGGCGCAGGTGCCGAGGGCGCCGGGGCCGGGGGCGGCGAGCGCCAGCGCCCGGTGGGCATGTCCGCCGAACTGTGGAGCTTCGTGCCCGCGGACCTCGGCCGGTAG